The sequence ACGGTGGTGGCATCGATGACATAAAAGGACACTTTTTTGCCGATAATCTTGTCTTGCACATAGCGGGGCAAATGCTGCCAGACCTCTTCAGCAGAGAAAGGGCAATTTAAAAGAAAGACCGAGCCTTCTGCAGCTTTTGCCAAAATGTCAGTTTTGAACAGAAAATTGAATTGATGACACCCGATGAATTGTGCCGATTGGACAAGATAGGGCGCGTGAATCGGATCAGGGCCGAAACGTAAATGCGATACTGTTTGAGAGCCTGATTTCTTTGAATCATAGACAAAATAACCCTGAGCGAAAAAGTCAGGGATATCGCCGATGATTTTGATGGTGTTCTTATTGGCGCCAACCGTACCATCGGCACCCAAACCATAAAATAATGCCGAGATGACATTGTCCGGATCAATATTAAAACCCGGGTCATAGTCGAGGCTGGTATGGCCGACATCGTCGTTGATGCCTATCGTAAAGCGGTGCTTGGGCTTGTCTTTGCTAAGCTCGTCAAAAATGCCTTTCACCATGGCCGGAGTGAATTCTTTGGAGGACAGGCCATAACGGCCTCCGATGGTCCGGGGCAGGTTGGCTAATTCATCGGTAGTGAAGGCTTCTGTCAAGGTGTTAATAACATCATGAAGCAAAGGTTCACCGGTAGATCCGGGTGTTTTACAACGGTCCAGCACTGCAACTTTAAGGGTGGTGCCGGGTACAACCGCTAAAAACGCTTTCTCGTCAAAAGGCAGATAGAGGCGCACATGGATCACACCCACTTTTTCGCCGAGATTAACGAGAGCCTTGACGGTTTGTTTGACCGTTTCGGCGGCTGAACCCATGATCACGATAATGCGTTCGGCATCCTCTGCGCCGGAATATTCAAACAATTGATAGTGGCGGCCGGTTAATTCAGCGAATTTGTCCATGGTTTTTTGGACGATGGCCGGTGTTTGCTGATAAAAAGGATTAACCGTTTCACGCGCCTGAAAATAGACATCCGGGTTTTGCGCTGTTCCTCTGATAAACGGATTATCCGGATTCAAGCCTCTGGCTCTGTGTTCCCTGACTTTTATCGGGTCAATCATGGCGCGAATTTGCTGGTCGTCCAGCAATGCGATTTTATTAACTTCGTGAGAAGTACGAAAACCATCGAAAAAGTGAATGAAGGGAATCCGTGCTTCCAGGGTCGCAGCCTGGGCAATCAGAGCCATGTCGTGTGCTTCCTGAACCGAACTGGAGCCTAATTGGGCAAAGCCGGTGTCGCGGACAGCCATCACATCCGAATGGTCACCAAAAATCGACAAGCCTTGAGCGGCCAATGAACGGGCGGCAACATGAAAAACCGTCGAGGTCAGTTCCCCTGCGATCTTGTACATGTTCGGGATCATCAGCAATAAGCCTTGCGATGCGGTGTAAGTCGTCGTCAATGCGCCTGTTTGCAGCGCGCCGTGAACGGCTCCGGCGGCACCGCCTTCGCTCTGCATTTCGGCAATCAGCGGAATATTGCCCCAGATATTGGTTTTGCCTTCGCTCGCCCACTGATCAGCCCATTCGGCCATGGTCGACGAGGGCGTGATAGGATAGATCGCGCAGACTTCATTGGTTCTATAAGCCACATACGCAACCGCTTCATTGCCGTCGACAGTAACCAGTTGTTGTTCAGTCATTGCTTAAGCTCCCTGTTCAGATTGCATTTCTATGGCATGACACGGGCATTGTTCGTAACAGACGGCACACCCGGTACATTTTTCATAATCAAAGCGGTAACGATTTCCGGGGCCCAGTTTGACCACGGCAGTTTCAGGACACGAGCCGTAACAGCCGTCACATTCAAAGCAATTGCCGCAAGAATAGCAGCGCTGCGCTTCAAAAGTGGCATCGGCAGTCGTAAGTCCTGAGACAATTTCAGTGAAGCTTCCGGCGCGTTGCCCGGAGTCCAGAATGCCCTGGGCTTTTTGATCGGCATCCGTCGAATACCAGGTGTGGAGGTGCTCATGGCTGACCAAGTCATGTTTTGGTGGCTGGGTATAGCGGCTGTTGCTTAGCCAGGCATCAATGTGCCGGGCCGCTTTTTTGCCGTGTCCGACGGCGACCGTAACAGTCCGTTCGCTGGGCACCATGTCGCCGCCGGCAAAGATGCCGTTTGATCCGGTTTGCATGGTCGAATCCACGATAACGGTGCCGTCATCTTTATAATCAATTCCAGGCACGGCTTGTAAAAACCCCGTATCCGTTTCCTGTCCGACCGCCAGAATCAGTGAGTCGGCTTCCAATGTATCGTATTGCCCTGTCGGTTGCGGGCGGCCATTCTTGTCAATGGTCATGACCTCAACGGTCAATGATGTCTCATCCATTTCCTTGATCGTCCGCAGCCAGTTGATTTTGACGCCTTCTTCCAGCGCTTCATCCGCTTCGAAATCATGAGCTGGCATATGTTCGCGGTCGCGGCGATAGATAATCAAGGCTTCTTCTGCGCCAAGTCGTTTGGCGGTTCGGGCCGCATCCATTGCGGTATTACCGCCGCCGTATATAGCCACTTTACGGCCTATTTTGGGCGAATTTCCTGCGGCAACCTCACGTAAGAAAGTTACGGCATCCAGCATTTTTGAGGCTTCCCTGGCCGGTATGTCGACGCGTTTGCTTAAATGCGCACCGACAGCAACAAATACCGCGTCAAAATTGCCTTCCTTTTTATCGGCTAAAAGATTATTAACTTTGCGATTAAGGATGATTTCGACGCCTAAAGATTCTATGCGGGCAATTTCCTGATCCAGTTCTTTACGCGGTAAACGGTAGGTCGGAATTCCAAAGCGCATCATACCGCCGGCGACCGGGCCCGCTTCGTAAATGACCGCTTTATGTCCTTTTCTCGCCAAATGATAAGCGGCTGATAAGCCGCTGGGCCCGGCACCGATAATTAACACGCGTTTGCCGCTGGGTGCGGCCTCGGATTCAATGGTCCAGCCTTCGGCTACCGCCATATCGCCGAGAAAGCGTTCAACAGCATGAATGCTGACGGCGCTATCAAAATGTGAACGGTTGCAGCTGGTTTCGCAGGGATGATAGCAGACGCGGCCATGCACAGAGGGCAATGGATTGTCCTGCATGATGACCTGCCAGGCCTGCTTAAAATGACCGGCCTGTACTAAAGCAAGCCAGGCTTGAATGTTTTCACCCGCCGGGCAGGCATTGTTACAAGGTGGTAAAAAGTCTTTGTAAACAGGCCGTTGACTGCGAATGGCACCCGTACCCAATTCGTGACTTTGAAGATTAGCCGGACGCGTGACATCAGAAGGATTCTTGCTCATTAGGTCAGCTCATTTGTTTGATTTGGAGAAAGCAGCTTTAGGAAAAGATTCCATGAAATAGTTTGTTGCGGATAGGGCTAATCAAAGCTGAACCCGGTATTCATTGCCGGTGGACTCGCAATGTTCGATAATTCCCGCAATCAGAGGACCGCTTAAAGATCAACTGAAGAGCAGAAAAACGATAAATTCAGAGGAGAGTTTAATTCATACGAAATGGGAATGTAAGTAACATAAATTATAAGGTTACTTAATTGGACCGCGACTTGATCTGCACTGACGTAGTGTATTAACTTTTCGGCTAAAACAAAGGGTCACTTAGCAAAGGGTTTGCCTGGGTATCCAATTTAAAACAGAGGGGTATAAGTAGTTTGACAGATCAAAATGTCTGTCTATTTTTGTAGTCGATAAAGCAGTATCTCCCACCTGCGCCGTAACACGCTATCGTCCTTGAACCGACGGTTCAAGTGGGAACTCAATCTACTTATCAGGCTCCCCGAATAAACGGGTATGCACACCAATGTAGAAATCAGCTCCCCGGGTAAATATAGGTTCAGGAAACACCCAGCACATCCTCGAACGCTGTAGGAGATACATGGGGTTATTCTAGCGCGTTTCTGAATTTTCCAAAACGTTTTCTATTTTTCCGCTTAATTTGATAAGAGTTTCTGTGAGATTCCTCTCAAGCTCCCGGTTGCGGGTTTCTGCAATGTGTAATTCATGCGCCAGATTAAGGGCAGCCATTACGGCTATTCTGTCCGTACCGACCACTTTGCCGGAATCTCTGATTTTGCGCATCTGATTGTCGAGTTGCCGGGCTGACTCAAGCAGGCCGGTTTGTTCTTCAGGTGCGCAGGCAATTTTATATTCTTTGCTCAGAATGTTGATGGTAATTGCTGATACATTTTTGTTCATGCGCCGTGCTCCATTGCTTTTAACCGGGATATCATAGCTTCGACCCGGGTTCTGGCCAGGCTGGTTTTTTCGAGTAATTTGGCTTTTTGACGAACCAGTTCTTCTTGTTTGATTTTGAGCGAGTTATTTTCGTTTTTTAATGAATTGTATTGCTCTATTAGTTGATCCAGCTTGTCTTCCAGATCTTTCAATTCAAGAGACTGAACATTTTCAGGATGTGTCATGGCAGTGATTGTCTGTAAAGCTTGGAAAAAAAGTAATATACCGTCTCAATTACTACACGAGACTAATTCGGCACTCAAGCCGATCAAAGGAAGTCTATGGTAACAAAATTATGGCTTTTCAAGTATCATTCGTAAGAAAATCAAGTGCATTTTAGTTTAGCCCTACTGCCAATCACTACCTATGGATTATCACGTTTTTGAATCTCTTTTTGTCGCTTCCGGCACCCATTGCTCGGTCGCCGAGGCTCATGGCCTGGCAACCGGAATGTTATGTGTTGATGAGCGTGCGGACGCGGCCAATTGGTTAACCGAATTGTTTGATGCGGATGCAGACAGCGATTCTTCGGCTTTCAACAAATTTTTTGAAGCTACCCGCGCATCGATAACCAGCGACGACTACCGTTTTGACTTGTTGTTGCCGGATGACCTAGATGATCTTGAAGAACAGGTCGAGGCCCTACGCGATTGGTGTCAGGGTTTCTTGTTTGGCGTCGGTTATTCCGGAGGCTCAGGTGCCTGGCCTGGAGAAATCAGTGAAATTCTGAAGGATATTGTTGAAATTACCAAAATCGAAGCTGGACAATACAGCAGTGCTGATGCCGATCAAGAGGATCTGGACGCAAAAGCCGAAGAAGACAAGGCTGCTTTCATAGAAATTAACGAGTATCTTCGTGCCTCGGTTTATATGATACGCGAAGAATTTCTCAGTCGGGCTGAAAGCGCTACCCATTGAAGTAAGTCAGACGCTTGGTATTCTGCTGATACCCTGGATGAAACTCAGGCCGCTTGGCCGGACTTTATTCAGGAAAAACGACCGGATTATTACAGGTACCGTCATTAACCCCCCTCATGACAATTAACTAAATGAAACAAGTTGAATTTAAAAAACGCCGCAAGCATTTGATGAAGCGGATCGGTCAGGGAAATATCGGGCTGATAGGCAGTGCGTCCGAACAGAAACGCAATCGTGACGTCAGTTATCCATTTAGACAGGACAGTGATTTTTATTATTTGACGGGGTTCAATGAGCCTGAAGCCTTGGCGGTATTTATTCCCGGAAGACCGCAGGGGGAGTACATCTTGTTCTGCAGGGAATTTGACGAAAAGAAAGCCTTGTGGGAAGGCGCGCATGCCGGATTGATGGGCGCTACTAAAGATTATCAGGCCGATGATGCTTTTCCGATTGATGACATCGATGACATTTTGCCTGGATTGCTGGAAAACAAAGGCAAGGTTTTTTATCCGATGGGACGCGACAGCGACCTTGATCATAGCTTGATGGACTGGATCAATCATTTACGTGGTCAGACCCGGTCAGGCATCAGCGCACCCATGGAGCTGGTGTCGCTGGAACATATTGTTCATGAAATGCGGCTTATAAAAAGCCCTGCCGAGCTTAAGCTTATGCGAAAAGCGGCGGAAATTTCAGCGCAGGCTCATGTCAAGGCCATGCAATTAAGCCGTCCCGGATTATTCGAATATCAAGTCGAAGCTGAAATTGTTCATCATTTCATGATCAACGGTTTAAGAGCAGTGGCTTACCCTTCTATCGTCGCTGCAGGCAAGAATGCCTGCACCTTGCATTACACAGAAAATGCAGATTCGCTTAAAGCCGGCGATTTATTGCTGATCGATGCAGGGGCCGAGTGCGACCATTATGCGGCCGACATCACCCGGACATTCCCGGTGTCAGGGCAATTTAATGAGCCGCAAAAACAGTTGTATCAGTTGGTTTTGGATGCTCAGTATGCGGCCATTGCCGAGATCAAGCCGGGTAATCCCTGGAACATAGCCCATGA comes from Methylicorpusculum oleiharenae and encodes:
- a CDS encoding NAD(P)-binding protein, which codes for MSKNPSDVTRPANLQSHELGTGAIRSQRPVYKDFLPPCNNACPAGENIQAWLALVQAGHFKQAWQVIMQDNPLPSVHGRVCYHPCETSCNRSHFDSAVSIHAVERFLGDMAVAEGWTIESEAAPSGKRVLIIGAGPSGLSAAYHLARKGHKAVIYEAGPVAGGMMRFGIPTYRLPRKELDQEIARIESLGVEIILNRKVNNLLADKKEGNFDAVFVAVGAHLSKRVDIPAREASKMLDAVTFLREVAAGNSPKIGRKVAIYGGGNTAMDAARTAKRLGAEEALIIYRRDREHMPAHDFEADEALEEGVKINWLRTIKEMDETSLTVEVMTIDKNGRPQPTGQYDTLEADSLILAVGQETDTGFLQAVPGIDYKDDGTVIVDSTMQTGSNGIFAGGDMVPSERTVTVAVGHGKKAARHIDAWLSNSRYTQPPKHDLVSHEHLHTWYSTDADQKAQGILDSGQRAGSFTEIVSGLTTADATFEAQRCYSCGNCFECDGCYGSCPETAVVKLGPGNRYRFDYEKCTGCAVCYEQCPCHAIEMQSEQGA
- a CDS encoding TIGR02449 family protein, which codes for MTHPENVQSLELKDLEDKLDQLIEQYNSLKNENNSLKIKQEELVRQKAKLLEKTSLARTRVEAMISRLKAMEHGA
- a CDS encoding cell division protein ZapA; its protein translation is MNKNVSAITINILSKEYKIACAPEEQTGLLESARQLDNQMRKIRDSGKVVGTDRIAVMAALNLAHELHIAETRNRELERNLTETLIKLSGKIENVLENSETR
- the pepP gene encoding Xaa-Pro aminopeptidase, translated to MKQVEFKKRRKHLMKRIGQGNIGLIGSASEQKRNRDVSYPFRQDSDFYYLTGFNEPEALAVFIPGRPQGEYILFCREFDEKKALWEGAHAGLMGATKDYQADDAFPIDDIDDILPGLLENKGKVFYPMGRDSDLDHSLMDWINHLRGQTRSGISAPMELVSLEHIVHEMRLIKSPAELKLMRKAAEISAQAHVKAMQLSRPGLFEYQVEAEIVHHFMINGLRAVAYPSIVAAGKNACTLHYTENADSLKAGDLLLIDAGAECDHYAADITRTFPVSGQFNEPQKQLYQLVLDAQYAAIAEIKPGNPWNIAHEASVSVLTKGLVKLGLLKGRTAKLIKDEAYKAFYMHRIGHWLGMDVHDVGDYKINDEWRILEPGMVLTIEPGLYIPSDCATVDEQWRGIGIRIEDDVLVTEDGHEILTSLVPKSVEAIEALMQAA
- a CDS encoding UPF0149 family protein, whose translation is MDYHVFESLFVASGTHCSVAEAHGLATGMLCVDERADAANWLTELFDADADSDSSAFNKFFEATRASITSDDYRFDLLLPDDLDDLEEQVEALRDWCQGFLFGVGYSGGSGAWPGEISEILKDIVEITKIEAGQYSSADADQEDLDAKAEEDKAAFIEINEYLRASVYMIREEFLSRAESATH